Genomic segment of Streptomyces zhihengii:
GCTGGTCCCGGAGGTGGACCGGTGGGTGTGGACCGCCGTCGCGGTCGTGGTGACGACGCTGCTCAACCTGTGGGGCGTGCGGGCGGCGGCCCGGGTCGGTTTCGCGGTGCTGGCCATGGAGATCGCGGTGCTGCTGGTGTTCGTGGTGTCGGCCGTGGTGGTGCTGGCGCGGGACGGGGCGGAGCGGGACTGGCTGTCGCCGCTCACCGGGGACGCCGGCTTCTCGATGGCGGCCGTCTTCAGCGCGGTGTCGATCGCCGTGCTGTCGTACCTCGGCTTCGACGCGATCGCCTCGTTCGCCGAGGAGGTGACGGGCGGGTCCCGGAAGGTGGCGCGGGCGGTGCTGTTCTGCCTGGCGCTGGCCGGGACCCTGTTCGTGGCGCAGACGTATCTGGTGGCGCTGCTGTCGCCGGTGTCGTCGGCGGAGCTGGCGGCCGATCCGGCGGCGCAGGGCTCCGCGTTCTACGACGCGGTGGACGCCTCGGTGGGGACCTGGCTGCACGATCTGGTGGCGGTCAGCAAGGCGATCGGCGCCGCGTTCGCCGCGCTGGCCGGGCAGGCGGCGGCCGGGCGGCTGCTCTTCGCGATGGCCCGGGACCGGCGGCTGCCGCGGCTGCTGGCGCGCACCGACTCCGGGGTGCCGCGGCTGGCCCTGCTGGTCGCGGCGGCGGTCACGATGGTGGCGGCGGTGTGGGCGGCGCAGCGGGACGACGGCCTGGACCACCTGGTGTCGGTGGTGGACATCGGCGCGCTGACGGCGTTCGTGCTGCTGCACGCGAGCGTGGTCGGCTGGTTCGTGGTGCGCCGGATGGACGGGCCGCCGGACTGGGTGCGCCATCTGGTGGTGCCGGTGCTCGGGACGGCGGTGCTGGTGGCGGTGATCGCGGAGGCCGCACGGTCGGCGCAGGTCGTGGGCGTGATCTGGTTCGGCGTGGGACTGGTGGTGCTGTCGGTGCAGTGGGGCCGTACGCGAACGGACGCGCCGGGCGGGGAGAAGGGGAAGGGCTGAGGGGCGCGGGGCCCGGCCCCCCGGCCGGGGGCGGCAAAGGGGACGGTCCGGATCGGCGGCGTTGTCGGAGCGGGCCGTTACGCTCGCCCGTATGGCTCTCAACACGTCCGCGGAAGCGCCCCTGCCCGTCGGCGAGGTCTCGCGGCTCATCGGAGGGTGGATCGACCGCCTCGGGGCGGTCTGGGTGGAGGGGCAGATCACCCAGTTGTCGCGCCGGCCGGGCGCGGGGGTCGTCTTCCTGACGCTGCGCGACCCGTCGTACGACATCTCGGTGGGCGTGACCTGCTACCGCCAGGTCTTCGACGCGGTGGCGGACGTGGTCACCGAGGGCGCCCGGGTCGTGGTGCTCGCCAAGCCGGAGTGGTACGCGCCGCGGGGGCAGCTCTCCCTGCGGGCGACGGAGATCAAGCCCGTCGGCATCGGTGAACTGCTGGCGCGTCTGGAGCAGTTGAAGCGGTCGCTCGGCGCGGAGGGCCTGTTCGCGGCGGACCGCAAGCGGGCGCTGCCGTTCCTGCCGCACCGGGTGGGCCTGGTGTGCGGCCGGGCGTCGGCCGCCGAGCGGGACGTCCTGGAGAACGCGCGCCGGCGCTGGCCCCACGTCCGCTTCGAGGTGCGCAACGTGGCCGTGCAGGGGGTGCACGCGGTCACCCAGGTCGTCCAGGCGGTCAAGGAGCTGGACGAGCACCCCGAGGTGGACGTGATCATCGTGGCGCGCGGCGGCGGGAGCGTG
This window contains:
- a CDS encoding APC family permease — its product is MRRGAVRDGGRDAAGDHGGLRRTLGFRDLVVYGLLFIAPMAPVGVFGTLDAKSDGAVALVYVVATVAMAFTASSYAQMVRVAPQAGSVFTYARKGLGEAPGFVAGWMAMLDYLLIPAVAYLFSGIAMEALVPEVDRWVWTAVAVVVTTLLNLWGVRAAARVGFAVLAMEIAVLLVFVVSAVVVLARDGAERDWLSPLTGDAGFSMAAVFSAVSIAVLSYLGFDAIASFAEEVTGGSRKVARAVLFCLALAGTLFVAQTYLVALLSPVSSAELAADPAAQGSAFYDAVDASVGTWLHDLVAVSKAIGAAFAALAGQAAAGRLLFAMARDRRLPRLLARTDSGVPRLALLVAAAVTMVAAVWAAQRDDGLDHLVSVVDIGALTAFVLLHASVVGWFVVRRMDGPPDWVRHLVVPVLGTAVLVAVIAEAARSAQVVGVIWFGVGLVVLSVQWGRTRTDAPGGEKGKG
- the xseA gene encoding exodeoxyribonuclease VII large subunit translates to MALNTSAEAPLPVGEVSRLIGGWIDRLGAVWVEGQITQLSRRPGAGVVFLTLRDPSYDISVGVTCYRQVFDAVADVVTEGARVVVLAKPEWYAPRGQLSLRATEIKPVGIGELLARLEQLKRSLGAEGLFAADRKRALPFLPHRVGLVCGRASAAERDVLENARRRWPHVRFEVRNVAVQGVHAVTQVVQAVKELDEHPEVDVIIVARGGGSVEDLLPFSDEQLVRAVAGCTTPVVSAIGHEPDAPLLDLVADLRASTPTDAAKKVVPDVGEELERVGQLRRRALRTVEGLLEREERGLAHALARPSMEHPQRMVEQREDEVDALLARSRRVLGHLLDRADSELSHTRARVVSLSPAATMERGYAVLQRADGGVVRSPDEVAAGDALRARVADGEFTVRVDDRPAD